The following proteins are encoded in a genomic region of Oncorhynchus keta strain PuntledgeMale-10-30-2019 chromosome 6, Oket_V2, whole genome shotgun sequence:
- the LOC118385546 gene encoding stromelysin-3-like isoform X4, whose translation MIYSTVRVCTALCWLITFSPQETHNITERDLQLLPLKPAISTVVPSLVPLLFSRLWIMRFPWQLSKEKVRRILQEALLVWSDVTPLRFTEVSSGRADIIIDFTRYWHGDNLPFDGPGGILAHAFFPRTHRAGDIHFDYDESWTVGNSMGTDLLQVAAHEFGHVLGLQHSLVDRAVMSPFYSFSYPLELSDDDKQGIQYLYGPPRKATPVITETNEIETTVPDPCRTNFDAVSMIRGELFFFKSCYVWRIRDGRLQAGYPALATRHWRGIPDNIDAAYEDKTGNSWFFQGDSYWVFDAERKITGPDSLSRLGLHVSDIQAALMWGEDKAQNTYLFKSGTYWRFSPLENRVETAHPRSMQDWGGIPMDIDAAFQDQYGYAHFLSGMQYWKFDPVEVTVLEGYPRYIGMDFFGCPLPIIDKAHEESISPEEQVDCSCWSNRGEDLVETFIMNPV comes from the exons ATGATTTACAGCACAGTAAGGGTGTGTACTGCACTCTGCTGGCTCATCACATTTTCACCTCAGGAGACACACAACATCACAGAGCGGGACCTGCAACTTTTGCCCCTCAAGCCAGCAATCAGCACTGTTGTTCCCAGTCTggttccactcctcttctcccGGCTGTG GATTATGCGCTTCCCTTGGCAACTGAGTAAGGAGAAAGTGCGTCGAATCCTACAGGAGGCGCTGCTTGTGTGGAGTGACGTCACGCCCCTGAGGTTCACCGAGGTCAGCAGTGGGAGAGCTGACATCATCATCGACTTCACCAG GTACTGGCATGGTGACAACCTGCCCTTTGATGGTCCTGGAGGCATTCTGGCTCATGCCTTTTTTCCCAGAACCCACCGGGCAGGCGACATCCACTTTGACTATGACGAGAGTTGGACTGTGGGCAACAGCATGG GCACGGACCTCTTGCAGGTGGCGGCCCATGAGTTTGGCCATGTTCTTGGCCTCCAGCACTCCCTGGTCGACAGAGCCGTCATGTCCCCCTTCTACAGCTTCTCATACCCTTTGGAGCTGAGTGACGATGACAAGCAGGGCATCCAATACCTGTACGGCCCACCGCGGAAAGCCACGCCTGTCATCACAGAGACCAATGAGATCGAGACCACTGTG CCAGACCCCTGCAGGACTAACTTTGATGCAGTGTCCATGATCAGAGGTGAGTTGTTCTTCTTCAAGTCCTGCTATGTGTGGCGTATCCGCGACGGCCGACTGCAGGCTGGGTACCCGGCGCTAGCAACGCGCCACTGGAGGGGGATCCCCGACAACATCGATGCGGCCTACGAAGACAAGACTGGAAACAGCTGGTTCTTCCAAG GTGACAGTTACTGGGTGTTTGACGCAGAGAGGAAGATAACAGGGCCGGACTCGTTGAGTCGGCTGGGCCTCCACGTGTCGGACATCCAGGCAGCCCTCATGTGGGGCGAGGACAAGGCCCAGAATACTTACCTCTTCAAGTCGGGAACCTACTGGCGCTTCAGCCCCCTGGAGAACCGGGTGGAGACAGCCCACCCACGCAGCATGCAGGACTGGGGGGGCATCCCAATGGACATCGACGCTGCCTTCCAGGACCAATATG GATATGCTCATTTCCTGAGTGGGATGCAGTATTGGAAGTTTGACCCGGTGGAGGTGACGGTTCTGGAAGGATACCCACGCTATATCGGCATGGACTTCTTTGGCTGCCCGCTTCCTATTATCGATAAAGCCCATGAAGAGTCCATATCTCCCGAAGAG caggttgactgcagctgTTGGTCTAATAGAGGTGAGGACTTGGTTGAAACTTTCATTAtgaacccagtctga
- the LOC118385546 gene encoding stromelysin-3-like isoform X3 — protein MMLLPWVYCSVLAYHLLLCIHSMPVLEGRASNRYKAVAGWPQKTHNYGLKKRGRFSHTHDMLKERSRPSGSVYPETMLPGNGTKLVWNRPRCGVPDYPTQKQGGVLDYHMRKGETFGGKQRQKRFVLFGGRWDKTDLTYKIMRFPWQLSKEKVRRILQEALLVWSDVTPLRFTEVSSGRADIIIDFTRYWHGDNLPFDGPGGILAHAFFPRTHRAGDIHFDYDESWTVGNSMGTDLLQVAAHEFGHVLGLQHSLVDRAVMSPFYSFSYPLELSDDDKQGIQYLYGPPRKATPVITETNEIETTVPDPCRTNFDAVSMIRGELFFFKSCYVWRIRDGRLQAGYPALATRHWRGIPDNIDAAYEDKTGNSWFFQGDSYWVFDAERKITGPDSLSRLGLHVSDIQAALMWGEDKAQNTYLFKSGTYWRFSPLENRVETAHPRSMQDWGGIPMDIDAAFQDQYDVVGAV, from the exons ATGATGTTGCTTCCTTGGGTTTACTGTAGCGTCTTGGCATATCACCTCTTGCTCTGCATTCATTCTATGCCAGTACTGGAGGGGAGAGCCAGCAACAGGTATAAAGCAGTGGCG GGATGGCCTCAGAAGACCCACAACTATGGCCTGAAGAAGAGGGGCAGGTTTAGCCATACTCACGACATGCTGAAGGAACGATCGCGCCCGTCAGGAAGTGTCTATCCAGAGACTATGCTTCCAGGGAATGGAACAAAGTTGGTCTGGAACCGGCCTCGCTGTGGCGTTCCAGACTATCCTACTCAGAAGCAAGGTGGTGTCTTGGACTACCACATGCGGAAGGGGGAAACCTTTGGAGGAAAGCAGCGTCAGAAGCGATTTGTTCTCTTTGGGGGGCGCTGGGACAAGACTGACCTCACCTACAA GATTATGCGCTTCCCTTGGCAACTGAGTAAGGAGAAAGTGCGTCGAATCCTACAGGAGGCGCTGCTTGTGTGGAGTGACGTCACGCCCCTGAGGTTCACCGAGGTCAGCAGTGGGAGAGCTGACATCATCATCGACTTCACCAG GTACTGGCATGGTGACAACCTGCCCTTTGATGGTCCTGGAGGCATTCTGGCTCATGCCTTTTTTCCCAGAACCCACCGGGCAGGCGACATCCACTTTGACTATGACGAGAGTTGGACTGTGGGCAACAGCATGG GCACGGACCTCTTGCAGGTGGCGGCCCATGAGTTTGGCCATGTTCTTGGCCTCCAGCACTCCCTGGTCGACAGAGCCGTCATGTCCCCCTTCTACAGCTTCTCATACCCTTTGGAGCTGAGTGACGATGACAAGCAGGGCATCCAATACCTGTACGGCCCACCGCGGAAAGCCACGCCTGTCATCACAGAGACCAATGAGATCGAGACCACTGTG CCAGACCCCTGCAGGACTAACTTTGATGCAGTGTCCATGATCAGAGGTGAGTTGTTCTTCTTCAAGTCCTGCTATGTGTGGCGTATCCGCGACGGCCGACTGCAGGCTGGGTACCCGGCGCTAGCAACGCGCCACTGGAGGGGGATCCCCGACAACATCGATGCGGCCTACGAAGACAAGACTGGAAACAGCTGGTTCTTCCAAG GTGACAGTTACTGGGTGTTTGACGCAGAGAGGAAGATAACAGGGCCGGACTCGTTGAGTCGGCTGGGCCTCCACGTGTCGGACATCCAGGCAGCCCTCATGTGGGGCGAGGACAAGGCCCAGAATACTTACCTCTTCAAGTCGGGAACCTACTGGCGCTTCAGCCCCCTGGAGAACCGGGTGGAGACAGCCCACCCACGCAGCATGCAGGACTGGGGGGGCATCCCAATGGACATCGACGCTGCCTTCCAGGACCAATATG ATGTTGTTGGGGCTGTGTGA
- the LOC118385546 gene encoding stromelysin-3-like isoform X2 yields the protein MMLLPWVYCSVLAYHLLLCIHSMPVLEGRASNRYKAVAGWPQKTHNYGLKKRGRFSHTHDMLKERSRPSGSVYPETMLPGNGTKLVWNRPRCGVPDYPTQKQGGVLDYHMRKGETFGGKQRQKRFVLFGGRWDKTDLTYKIMRFPWQLSKEKVRRILQEALLVWSDVTPLRFTEVSSGRADIIIDFTRYWHGDNLPFDGPGGILAHAFFPRTHRAGDIHFDYDESWTVGNSMGTDLLQVAAHEFGHVLGLQHSLVDRAVMSPFYSFSYPLELSDDDKQGIQYLYGPPRKATPVITETNEIETTVPDPCRTNFDAVSMIRGELFFFKSCYVWRIRDGRLQAGYPALATRHWRGIPDNIDAAYEDKTGNSWFFQGDSYWVFDAERKITGPDSLSRLGLHVSDIQAALMWGEDKAQNTYLFKSGTYWRFSPLENRVETAHPRSMQDWGGIPMDIDAAFQDQYGYAHFLSGMQYWKFDPVEVTVLEGYPRYIGMDFFGCPLPIIDKAHEESISPEESSQLSRKHHKSRECQTLMKV from the exons ATGATGTTGCTTCCTTGGGTTTACTGTAGCGTCTTGGCATATCACCTCTTGCTCTGCATTCATTCTATGCCAGTACTGGAGGGGAGAGCCAGCAACAGGTATAAAGCAGTGGCG GGATGGCCTCAGAAGACCCACAACTATGGCCTGAAGAAGAGGGGCAGGTTTAGCCATACTCACGACATGCTGAAGGAACGATCGCGCCCGTCAGGAAGTGTCTATCCAGAGACTATGCTTCCAGGGAATGGAACAAAGTTGGTCTGGAACCGGCCTCGCTGTGGCGTTCCAGACTATCCTACTCAGAAGCAAGGTGGTGTCTTGGACTACCACATGCGGAAGGGGGAAACCTTTGGAGGAAAGCAGCGTCAGAAGCGATTTGTTCTCTTTGGGGGGCGCTGGGACAAGACTGACCTCACCTACAA GATTATGCGCTTCCCTTGGCAACTGAGTAAGGAGAAAGTGCGTCGAATCCTACAGGAGGCGCTGCTTGTGTGGAGTGACGTCACGCCCCTGAGGTTCACCGAGGTCAGCAGTGGGAGAGCTGACATCATCATCGACTTCACCAG GTACTGGCATGGTGACAACCTGCCCTTTGATGGTCCTGGAGGCATTCTGGCTCATGCCTTTTTTCCCAGAACCCACCGGGCAGGCGACATCCACTTTGACTATGACGAGAGTTGGACTGTGGGCAACAGCATGG GCACGGACCTCTTGCAGGTGGCGGCCCATGAGTTTGGCCATGTTCTTGGCCTCCAGCACTCCCTGGTCGACAGAGCCGTCATGTCCCCCTTCTACAGCTTCTCATACCCTTTGGAGCTGAGTGACGATGACAAGCAGGGCATCCAATACCTGTACGGCCCACCGCGGAAAGCCACGCCTGTCATCACAGAGACCAATGAGATCGAGACCACTGTG CCAGACCCCTGCAGGACTAACTTTGATGCAGTGTCCATGATCAGAGGTGAGTTGTTCTTCTTCAAGTCCTGCTATGTGTGGCGTATCCGCGACGGCCGACTGCAGGCTGGGTACCCGGCGCTAGCAACGCGCCACTGGAGGGGGATCCCCGACAACATCGATGCGGCCTACGAAGACAAGACTGGAAACAGCTGGTTCTTCCAAG GTGACAGTTACTGGGTGTTTGACGCAGAGAGGAAGATAACAGGGCCGGACTCGTTGAGTCGGCTGGGCCTCCACGTGTCGGACATCCAGGCAGCCCTCATGTGGGGCGAGGACAAGGCCCAGAATACTTACCTCTTCAAGTCGGGAACCTACTGGCGCTTCAGCCCCCTGGAGAACCGGGTGGAGACAGCCCACCCACGCAGCATGCAGGACTGGGGGGGCATCCCAATGGACATCGACGCTGCCTTCCAGGACCAATATG GATATGCTCATTTCCTGAGTGGGATGCAGTATTGGAAGTTTGACCCGGTGGAGGTGACGGTTCTGGAAGGATACCCACGCTATATCGGCATGGACTTCTTTGGCTGCCCGCTTCCTATTATCGATAAAGCCCATGAAGAGTCCATATCTCCCGAAGAG
- the LOC118385546 gene encoding stromelysin-3-like isoform X1 gives MMLLPWVYCSVLAYHLLLCIHSMPVLEGRASNRYKAVAGWPQKTHNYGLKKRGRFSHTHDMLKERSRPSGSVYPETMLPGNGTKLVWNRPRCGVPDYPTQKQGGVLDYHMRKGETFGGKQRQKRFVLFGGRWDKTDLTYKIMRFPWQLSKEKVRRILQEALLVWSDVTPLRFTEVSSGRADIIIDFTRYWHGDNLPFDGPGGILAHAFFPRTHRAGDIHFDYDESWTVGNSMGTDLLQVAAHEFGHVLGLQHSLVDRAVMSPFYSFSYPLELSDDDKQGIQYLYGPPRKATPVITETNEIETTVPDPCRTNFDAVSMIRGELFFFKSCYVWRIRDGRLQAGYPALATRHWRGIPDNIDAAYEDKTGNSWFFQGDSYWVFDAERKITGPDSLSRLGLHVSDIQAALMWGEDKAQNTYLFKSGTYWRFSPLENRVETAHPRSMQDWGGIPMDIDAAFQDQYGYAHFLSGMQYWKFDPVEVTVLEGYPRYIGMDFFGCPLPIIDKAHEESISPEEQVDCSCWSNRGEDLVETFIMNPV, from the exons ATGATGTTGCTTCCTTGGGTTTACTGTAGCGTCTTGGCATATCACCTCTTGCTCTGCATTCATTCTATGCCAGTACTGGAGGGGAGAGCCAGCAACAGGTATAAAGCAGTGGCG GGATGGCCTCAGAAGACCCACAACTATGGCCTGAAGAAGAGGGGCAGGTTTAGCCATACTCACGACATGCTGAAGGAACGATCGCGCCCGTCAGGAAGTGTCTATCCAGAGACTATGCTTCCAGGGAATGGAACAAAGTTGGTCTGGAACCGGCCTCGCTGTGGCGTTCCAGACTATCCTACTCAGAAGCAAGGTGGTGTCTTGGACTACCACATGCGGAAGGGGGAAACCTTTGGAGGAAAGCAGCGTCAGAAGCGATTTGTTCTCTTTGGGGGGCGCTGGGACAAGACTGACCTCACCTACAA GATTATGCGCTTCCCTTGGCAACTGAGTAAGGAGAAAGTGCGTCGAATCCTACAGGAGGCGCTGCTTGTGTGGAGTGACGTCACGCCCCTGAGGTTCACCGAGGTCAGCAGTGGGAGAGCTGACATCATCATCGACTTCACCAG GTACTGGCATGGTGACAACCTGCCCTTTGATGGTCCTGGAGGCATTCTGGCTCATGCCTTTTTTCCCAGAACCCACCGGGCAGGCGACATCCACTTTGACTATGACGAGAGTTGGACTGTGGGCAACAGCATGG GCACGGACCTCTTGCAGGTGGCGGCCCATGAGTTTGGCCATGTTCTTGGCCTCCAGCACTCCCTGGTCGACAGAGCCGTCATGTCCCCCTTCTACAGCTTCTCATACCCTTTGGAGCTGAGTGACGATGACAAGCAGGGCATCCAATACCTGTACGGCCCACCGCGGAAAGCCACGCCTGTCATCACAGAGACCAATGAGATCGAGACCACTGTG CCAGACCCCTGCAGGACTAACTTTGATGCAGTGTCCATGATCAGAGGTGAGTTGTTCTTCTTCAAGTCCTGCTATGTGTGGCGTATCCGCGACGGCCGACTGCAGGCTGGGTACCCGGCGCTAGCAACGCGCCACTGGAGGGGGATCCCCGACAACATCGATGCGGCCTACGAAGACAAGACTGGAAACAGCTGGTTCTTCCAAG GTGACAGTTACTGGGTGTTTGACGCAGAGAGGAAGATAACAGGGCCGGACTCGTTGAGTCGGCTGGGCCTCCACGTGTCGGACATCCAGGCAGCCCTCATGTGGGGCGAGGACAAGGCCCAGAATACTTACCTCTTCAAGTCGGGAACCTACTGGCGCTTCAGCCCCCTGGAGAACCGGGTGGAGACAGCCCACCCACGCAGCATGCAGGACTGGGGGGGCATCCCAATGGACATCGACGCTGCCTTCCAGGACCAATATG GATATGCTCATTTCCTGAGTGGGATGCAGTATTGGAAGTTTGACCCGGTGGAGGTGACGGTTCTGGAAGGATACCCACGCTATATCGGCATGGACTTCTTTGGCTGCCCGCTTCCTATTATCGATAAAGCCCATGAAGAGTCCATATCTCCCGAAGAG caggttgactgcagctgTTGGTCTAATAGAGGTGAGGACTTGGTTGAAACTTTCATTAtgaacccagtctga